From the Solanum pennellii chromosome 4, SPENNV200 genome, one window contains:
- the LOC107018250 gene encoding universal stress protein PHOS34: protein MAGKLNCVIVSVDGSEESMNALNWTLDNINLKPHDPDSQESQGFIVILHVQSPPSIAAGLNPGAIPFGGPSDVEVPAFTAAIEAHQKRITQAILDHALEICAKKNANVKTQVVIGDPKEKICDAVEEMNADLLVMGSRAFGPIKRMFLGSVSNYCTNHAQCPVIIVKATP from the exons ATGGCCGGAAAGTTGAACTGTGTGATCGTTTCCGTCGACGGCAGTGAAGAGAGCATGAACGCGTTGAATTGGACTCTAGATAACATTAATCTCAAACCCCATGATCCCGATTCTCAAGAATCACAAGGGTTCATTGTGATTCTCCATGTTCAATCTCCGCCGTCTATCGCTGCTGGTCTTAACCCTGGAGCTATCCCCTTTGGTGGCCCCA GTGATGTTGAGGTGCCTGCGTTTACTGCTGCAATTGAGGCACATCAAAAGCGGATCACACAGGCCATTTTAGACCATGCTCTTGAGATTTGTGCTAAAAAAAAT GCTAACGTTAAGACCCAAGTAGTTATTGGGGATCCAAAGGAGAAAATTTGTGATGCTGTTGAAGAAATGAATGCTGATTTGCTAGTGATGGGTTCCCGTGCTTTTGGCCCCATTAAAAG GATGTTTCTGGGGAGTGTAAGCAACTATTGCACAAACCATGCACAGTGTCCAGTAATTATTGTTAAGGCTACTCCTTGA
- the LOC107017668 gene encoding aspartyl protease AED3-like isoform X2, giving the protein MALAIATFLFITLLSTTKTLAFDSCPSNEQLSVIPIYGKCSPFNTPKPTSWENTLINMASKDPQRLSYLSSLVAQKPNSAPIASGQQVFNIGNYVVRAKIGTPGQLMFMVLDTSSDTAWVPCSGCTGCTSSVFTPNISSTYGSMECSVPECTQVKGQSCPAAGAPGACFFNQSYGGASSFYATLSRDSLRLGADVIPNYSFGCISAVSGSSIPPQGLLGLGRGSMSLLSQSMSLYSGVFSYCLPSFKSYYFSGSLKLGPLGQPKNIRTTPLLKNPHRPSLYYVNLTGISVGRVLVPIAPKLLAFDPNTGAGTIIDSGTVITRFVQPIYSAIRDEFRKQVKGPFTSLGAFDTCFASTNEAVAPAIILHFTGMDLVLPMENSLIHSSASPLACLAMAAAPTNVNSVLNVIANLQQQNLRILFDTANSRLGIARELCN; this is encoded by the exons ATGGCTTTGGCCATTGCTACATTCCTCTTCATCACTCTTCtttcaacaacaaaaacttTAGCTTTTGATTCATGTCCATCTAATGAACAACTTTCAGTCATTCCCATTTATGGCAAATGCTCACCTTTCAACACACCAAAACCTACTTCTTGGGAAAACACACTTATCAACATGGCCTCTAAAGATCCACAAAGACTTTCTTATTTGTCTAGTTTAGTAGCCCAAAAGCCTAATTCAGCCCCTATTGCTTCAGGCCAACAAGTATTCAACATTGGTAACTATGTTGTTCGGGCTAAAATCGGTACCCCGGGCCAGCTAATGTTTATGGTCCTGGATACCAGTAGTGACACTGCATGGGTTCCATGCAGTGGCTGTACTGGCTGTACCTCTAGTGTATTTACTCCCAATATCTCGTCGACTTATGGGTCGATGGAATGCTCTGTACCCGAATGCACACAGGTTAAGGGGCAATCTTGCCCCGCTGCTGGTGCACCGGGTGCTTGTTTTTTCAACCAATCCTATGGTGGAGCTTCATCGTTCTACGCCACGCTGTCACGTGATTCACTTAGACTAGGTGCTGATGTTATACCGAATTATTCATTCGGTTGCATCAGTGCTGTGTCAGGGAGCTCAATCCCGCCGCAAGGGTTATTGGGCTTGGGTAGGGGCTCCATGTCACTACTCTCACAATCCATGTCACTCTACTCTGGTGTATTCTCGTACTGTTTACCGAGTTTCAAATCTTATTATTTCTCTGGATCGCTCAAACTCGGTCCATTGG GTCAACCGAAGAACATTAGAACCACCCCACTTCTTAAGAACCCGCACAGACCCTCTCTGTACTACGTGAACCTAACCGGCATAAGTGTGGGTCGCGTTCTGGTCCCGATAGCTCCTAAGCTTCTAGCATTTGACCCGAATACCGGTGCGGGTACTATAATCGACTCGGGTACGGTTATAACCCGATTCGTTCAGCCAATTTATAGTGCAATTAGGGATGAATTTAGGAAACAAGTGAAAGGACCATTTACCTCATTGGGTGCATTTGACACATGTTTTGCATCAACAAATGAAGCAGTGGCACCAGCTATTATACTTCACTTTACAGGGATGGATTTGGTGTTGCCAATGGAGAACAGTTTGATTCATAGTAGTGCAAGTCCTTTGGCATGTCTGGCAATGGCAGCAGCACCAACAAATGTGAACTCTGTGTTGAATGTAATAGCCAATTTGCAGCAGCAGAACCTGAGGATTTTGTTTGACACAGCTAATTCGCGTTTGGGAATTGCTCGCGAACTTTGTAACTAG
- the LOC107017668 gene encoding aspartyl protease AED3-like isoform X1: MALAIATFLFITLLSTTKTLAFDSCPSNEQLSVIPIYGKCSPFNTPKPTSWENTLINMASKDPQRLSYLSSLVAQKPNSAPIASGQQVFNIGNYVVRAKIGTPGQLMFMVLDTSSDTAWVPCSGCTGCTSSVFTPNISSTYGSMECSVPECTQVKGQSCPAAGAPGACFFNQSYGGASSFYATLSRDSLRLGADVIPNYSFGCISAVSGSSIPPQGLLGLGRGSMSLLSQSMSLYSGVFSYCLPSFKSYYFSGSLKLGPLGQPKNIRTTPLLKNPHRPSLYYVNLTGISVGRVLVPIAPKLLAFDPNTGAGTIIDSGTVITRFVQPIYSAIRDEFRKQVKGPFTSLGAFDTCFASTNEAVAPAIILHFTGMDLVLPMENSLIHSSASPLACLAMAAAPTNVNSVLNVIANLQQQNLRILFDTANSRLGIARELCN; this comes from the exons ATGGCTTTGGCCATTGCTACATTCCTCTTCATCACTCTTCtttcaacaacaaaaacttTAGCTTTTGATTCATGTCCATCTAATGAACAACTTTCAGTCATTCCCATTTATGGCAAATGCTCACCTTTCAACACACCAAAACCTACTTCTTGGGAAAACACACTTATCAACATGGCCTCTAAAGATCCACAAAGACTTTCTTATTTGTCTAGTTTAGTAGCCCAAAAGCCTAATTCAGCCCCTATTGCTTCAGGCCAACAAGTATTCAACATTGGTAACTATGTTGTTCGGGCTAAAATCGGTACCCCGGGCCAGCTAATGTTTATGGTCCTGGATACCAGTAGTGACACTGCATGGGTTCCATGCAGTGGCTGTACTGGCTGTACCTCTAGTGTATTTACTCCCAATATCTCGTCGACTTATGGGTCGATGGAATGCTCTGTACCCGAATGCACACAGGTTAAGGGGCAATCTTGCCCCGCTGCTGGTGCACCGGGTGCTTGTTTTTTCAACCAATCCTATGGTGGAGCTTCATCGTTCTACGCCACGCTGTCACGTGATTCACTTAGACTAGGTGCTGATGTTATACCGAATTATTCATTCGGTTGCATCAGTGCTGTGTC CGGGAGCTCAATCCCGCCGCAAGGGTTATTGGGCTTGGGTAGGGGCTCCATGTCACTACTCTCACAATCCATGTCACTCTACTCTGGTGTATTCTCGTACTGTTTACCGAGTTTCAAATCTTATTATTTCTCTGGATCGCTCAAACTCGGTCCATTGGGTCAACCGAAGAACATTAGAACCACCCCACTTCTTAAGAACCCGCACAGACCCTCTCTGTACTACGTGAACCTAACCGGCATAAGTGTGGGTCGCGTTCTGGTCCCGATAGCTCCTAAGCTTCTAGCATTTGACCCGAATACCGGTGCGGGTACTATAATCGACTCGGGTACGGTTATAACCCGATTCGTTCAGCCAATTTATAGTGCAATTAGGGATGAATTTAGGAAACAAGTGAAAGGACCATTTACCTCATTGGGTGCATTTGACACATGTTTTGCATCAACAAATGAAGCAGTGGCACCAGCTATTATACTTCACTTTACAGGGATGGATTTGGTGTTGCCAATGGAGAACAGTTTGATTCATAGTAGTGCAAGTCCTTTGGCATGTCTGGCAATGGCAGCAGCACCAACAAATGTGAACTCTGTGTTGAATGTAATAGCCAATTTGCAGCAGCAGAACCTGAGGATTTTGTTTGACACAGCTAATTCGCGTTTGGGAATTGCTCGCGAACTTTGTAACTAG
- the LOC107017668 gene encoding aspartyl protease AED3-like isoform X3, whose product MALAIATFLFITLLSTTKTLAFDSCPSNEQLSVIPIYGKCSPFNTPKPTSWENTLINMASKDPQRLSYLSSLVAQKPNSAPIASGQQVFNIGNYVVRAKIGTPGQLMFMVLDTSSDTAWVPCSGCTGCTSSVFTPNISSTYGSMECSVPECTQVKGQSCPAAGAPGACFFNQSYGGASSFYATLSRDSLRLGADVIPNYSFGCISAVSGSSIPPQGLLGLGRGSMGSMSLLSQSMSLYSGVFSYCLPSFKSYYFSGSLKLGPLGQPKNIRTTPLLKNPHRPSLYYVNLTGISVGRVLVPIAPKLLAFDPNTGAGTIIDSGTVITRFVQPIYSAIRDEFRKQVKGPFTSLGAFDTCFASTNEAVAPAIILHFTGMDLVLPMENSLIHSSASPLACLAMAAAPTNVNSVLNVIANLQQQNLRILFDTANSRLGIARELCN is encoded by the exons ATGGCTTTGGCCATTGCTACATTCCTCTTCATCACTCTTCtttcaacaacaaaaacttTAGCTTTTGATTCATGTCCATCTAATGAACAACTTTCAGTCATTCCCATTTATGGCAAATGCTCACCTTTCAACACACCAAAACCTACTTCTTGGGAAAACACACTTATCAACATGGCCTCTAAAGATCCACAAAGACTTTCTTATTTGTCTAGTTTAGTAGCCCAAAAGCCTAATTCAGCCCCTATTGCTTCAGGCCAACAAGTATTCAACATTGGTAACTATGTTGTTCGGGCTAAAATCGGTACCCCGGGCCAGCTAATGTTTATGGTCCTGGATACCAGTAGTGACACTGCATGGGTTCCATGCAGTGGCTGTACTGGCTGTACCTCTAGTGTATTTACTCCCAATATCTCGTCGACTTATGGGTCGATGGAATGCTCTGTACCCGAATGCACACAGGTTAAGGGGCAATCTTGCCCCGCTGCTGGTGCACCGGGTGCTTGTTTTTTCAACCAATCCTATGGTGGAGCTTCATCGTTCTACGCCACGCTGTCACGTGATTCACTTAGACTAGGTGCTGATGTTATACCGAATTATTCATTCGGTTGCATCAGTGCTGTGTCAGGGAGCTCAATCCCGCCGCAAGGGTTATTGGGCTTGGGTAGGGGCTCCAT GGGCTCCATGTCACTACTCTCACAATCCATGTCACTCTACTCTGGTGTATTCTCGTACTGTTTACCGAGTTTCAAATCTTATTATTTCTCTGGATCGCTCAAACTCGGTCCATTGGGTCAACCGAAGAACATTAGAACCACCCCACTTCTTAAGAACCCGCACAGACCCTCTCTGTACTACGTGAACCTAACCGGCATAAGTGTGGGTCGCGTTCTGGTCCCGATAGCTCCTAAGCTTCTAGCATTTGACCCGAATACCGGTGCGGGTACTATAATCGACTCGGGTACGGTTATAACCCGATTCGTTCAGCCAATTTATAGTGCAATTAGGGATGAATTTAGGAAACAAGTGAAAGGACCATTTACCTCATTGGGTGCATTTGACACATGTTTTGCATCAACAAATGAAGCAGTGGCACCAGCTATTATACTTCACTTTACAGGGATGGATTTGGTGTTGCCAATGGAGAACAGTTTGATTCATAGTAGTGCAAGTCCTTTGGCATGTCTGGCAATGGCAGCAGCACCAACAAATGTGAACTCTGTGTTGAATGTAATAGCCAATTTGCAGCAGCAGAACCTGAGGATTTTGTTTGACACAGCTAATTCGCGTTTGGGAATTGCTCGCGAACTTTGTAACTAG